A region from the Cryptosporangium arvum DSM 44712 genome encodes:
- a CDS encoding ketopantoate reductase family protein, with protein MTRYVLIGAGAIGAPVAAQLHESATDVVLVARGAHARAIREHGLTYARPDGDRQVRVPVVESAAELELRTDDVLVVATKTQATEAVLQEWAWRPVTGASTAAETLPLISLQNGLENERAALRRFARVSGASVWMPSSYLRPGEVVAPGEPQVGTFWLGRYPGGLDPDTERWADDLRRANFVVRLVDDLPRWKAGKLLANLANAADALFPDDDRAGELNQALRAEARQVLAAAGLDPADPRDDPEVDLRAFGLAPALLDRYGGSSTRQSLSRASGDTEADFLNGEIVLLGRLHGVPTPLNSRIQAAVASVARDGVPPGGVGTALLDDLLCDAAQQGAPTG; from the coding sequence GTGACCCGTTACGTCCTGATCGGCGCCGGAGCGATCGGCGCGCCGGTCGCCGCGCAACTGCACGAGAGCGCTACCGACGTCGTGCTCGTCGCCCGCGGTGCGCACGCCAGGGCCATCCGCGAGCACGGGCTCACCTACGCCCGGCCCGACGGCGACCGCCAGGTACGGGTACCGGTCGTCGAGTCCGCCGCCGAGCTCGAGCTCCGGACCGACGACGTGCTCGTCGTCGCCACCAAGACCCAGGCCACCGAGGCCGTGCTGCAGGAGTGGGCCTGGCGCCCGGTGACCGGAGCGTCCACGGCCGCCGAGACGTTGCCGCTGATCAGCCTGCAGAACGGCCTGGAGAACGAACGGGCGGCGCTGCGCCGGTTCGCCCGGGTGTCGGGCGCCTCGGTCTGGATGCCCAGCAGCTACCTGCGCCCGGGTGAGGTCGTCGCGCCGGGTGAGCCCCAGGTGGGCACGTTCTGGCTCGGCCGGTACCCGGGTGGCCTCGACCCCGACACCGAACGCTGGGCCGACGACCTGCGCCGGGCCAACTTCGTCGTCCGCCTCGTCGACGACCTGCCGCGCTGGAAGGCCGGCAAGCTGCTGGCCAACCTCGCGAACGCGGCCGACGCGCTGTTCCCGGACGACGACCGGGCCGGCGAGCTGAACCAGGCGCTCCGCGCCGAGGCCCGGCAGGTGCTGGCGGCCGCGGGGCTCGACCCGGCCGACCCCCGGGACGACCCGGAGGTCGATCTGCGGGCCTTCGGCCTCGCGCCGGCGCTGCTGGACCGGTACGGCGGCAGCTCCACGCGGCAGAGCTTGAGCCGCGCGTCCGGGGACACCGAAGCCGACTTCCTCAACGGCGAGATCGTGCTGCTGGGCCGTCTGCACGGCGTCCCGACGCCGTTGAACTCACGCATCCAGGCCGCAGTGGCGTCGGTCGCGCGCGACGGCGTCCCGCCCGGTGGCGTCGGCACCGCGCTTCTGGACGACCTGCTGTGCGACGCCGCACAGCAGGGAGCCCCCACCGGGTGA
- a CDS encoding sigma-70 family RNA polymerase sigma factor, translating into MSTTSLAATARLTDRELDTLVREHLPLVGHLVREMLGRVPAHVNRDDLTSAGLAALAAAARSFDPTRGTPFGSFATVRIRGALLDELRGLDWASRSVRHRARKIETATAELTAQLGRTPTDTELAETLGVAVAELHSAADDVQRAVVLSLQGFAAGTAEDLVPDRTQGPEELLLHREKIGYLHQAISALPERLRTVVESYFLDERPMAVIATELGVTESRVSQLRAEALTLLRDGINSQLDPEQLPTHTRQDGCIARRRHTYYSDVAARGNLHSRLTHTTPLGTPLRAAG; encoded by the coding sequence ATGAGCACGACTTCTCTCGCCGCCACGGCGCGCCTGACCGACCGTGAGCTGGACACGCTCGTCCGCGAGCACTTGCCGCTGGTCGGCCACCTCGTCCGCGAAATGCTCGGCCGCGTCCCCGCCCACGTCAACCGCGACGACCTCACCTCCGCCGGCCTCGCCGCACTCGCCGCCGCCGCCCGCTCCTTCGACCCCACCCGCGGCACCCCCTTCGGCTCCTTCGCCACCGTCCGCATCCGCGGCGCCCTCCTCGACGAACTCCGCGGCCTCGACTGGGCCAGCCGCTCCGTCCGCCACCGCGCCCGCAAAATCGAAACCGCCACCGCCGAACTCACCGCCCAACTCGGCCGCACCCCCACCGACACCGAACTCGCCGAAACCCTCGGCGTCGCCGTCGCCGAACTGCACTCCGCCGCCGACGACGTCCAACGCGCCGTCGTCCTCTCCCTCCAAGGCTTCGCCGCCGGCACCGCCGAAGACCTCGTCCCCGACCGCACCCAAGGCCCCGAAGAACTCCTCCTCCACCGCGAAAAAATCGGCTACCTCCACCAAGCCATCTCCGCCCTCCCCGAACGCCTCCGCACCGTCGTCGAGTCCTACTTCCTCGACGAACGCCCCATGGCCGTCATCGCCACCGAACTCGGCGTCACCGAATCACGCGTCTCCCAACTCCGCGCCGAAGCACTCACCCTGCTCCGCGACGGCATCAACTCCCAGCTCGACCCCGAGCAGCTGCCGACCCACACGCGTCAGGACGGGTGCATCGCCCGGCGCCGCCACACCTACTACAGCGACGTCGCCGCCCGCGGCAACCTGCACAGCCGCCTCACGCACACCACACCGCTGGGCACGCCGCTGCGCGCGGCCGGCTGA
- a CDS encoding TIGR03619 family F420-dependent LLM class oxidoreductase → MDIGFGLPVAGGWATPGNVITVARHAEELGYRTLWSFQRLLVPEGKRLAPTYHSVLDPVVALAFAAGTTERIGLGTAIVNAPFTTPAVLGQQLASLDVLSRGRLLAGLGLGWIPGEFTAAGVAFERRGARFEEYLRCLDAVWGPDPVAFEGEFYRVEASSVLPKPVQRPRPPVLIGGDAPRALERAGRLADGWISRSTFDLTKLRPAVDTVRAAAEKAGRDPGALRFVCRGVVVVGERTGPLTGTLEQVKADFPALEEQGITEVFVDLNFDPAVGAIEADAGAGLRHALTVLDALAPERARPAGQLGGSPEKTLRDPGHWTS, encoded by the coding sequence ATGGACATCGGATTCGGCCTCCCGGTCGCGGGAGGGTGGGCGACCCCGGGGAACGTGATCACGGTGGCCCGGCACGCCGAGGAGCTCGGTTACCGCACGCTCTGGTCGTTCCAGCGGCTACTGGTGCCCGAGGGCAAACGGCTCGCGCCGACGTACCACAGCGTCCTCGATCCGGTCGTGGCGCTGGCCTTCGCCGCCGGCACCACCGAGCGCATCGGCCTGGGCACCGCGATCGTCAACGCGCCGTTCACCACGCCGGCCGTGCTCGGTCAGCAGCTCGCGTCGCTCGACGTCCTCTCCCGGGGCCGCCTGCTGGCCGGTCTCGGCCTCGGCTGGATCCCCGGCGAGTTCACGGCGGCCGGCGTCGCGTTCGAGCGCCGCGGCGCCCGGTTCGAGGAGTACCTGCGTTGCCTGGACGCGGTGTGGGGTCCCGACCCGGTCGCGTTCGAGGGCGAGTTCTACCGCGTCGAGGCGTCCTCGGTGCTCCCGAAGCCGGTGCAGCGGCCACGGCCGCCGGTGCTGATCGGCGGTGACGCTCCGCGTGCCCTGGAGCGGGCCGGCCGGCTCGCCGACGGGTGGATCAGCCGCAGCACGTTCGATCTCACGAAGTTGCGCCCGGCCGTCGACACCGTCCGCGCGGCCGCCGAGAAGGCCGGGCGCGATCCCGGCGCGCTGCGATTCGTCTGCCGGGGCGTCGTGGTCGTCGGCGAGCGCACCGGTCCGCTGACCGGCACGTTGGAGCAGGTGAAAGCCGACTTCCCGGCGCTCGAGGAGCAGGGCATCACCGAGGTCTTCGTCGACTTGAACTTCGATCCGGCGGTCGGCGCGATCGAGGCCGACGCCGGTGCGGGGCTGCGTCACGCGCTCACCGTGCTGGACGCGCTGGCCCCCGAGCGGGCCCGTCCGGCCGGGCAATTGGGCGGGTCACCTGAGAAAACGTTGCGCGACCCGGGACACTGGACCTCATGA
- a CDS encoding CAP domain-containing protein gives MRTTVGKKIVFGIVAASVFTTMAVGAGSAASAAPLPAGGYDRYASQHQYDDEYYGPWGGPRYTRPAKPVTTTPVTRPTTPTAPTAPVTTAPVTSAPVGSTANTTTAASAPVQAVLTQINKVRAANGAKALTLNSQLSAAAHQHNLTMAGGCGLSHQCAGEGNAGTRISAQGLKWSAWAENIGYGSTTTSTDAAHTATATRITQSMIDEVAPNDGHRRNILNPSMGRIGIDLYRDAKGTLWMTQDFSN, from the coding sequence GTGCGAACCACCGTTGGTAAGAAGATCGTGTTCGGCATCGTCGCCGCCTCCGTCTTTACCACGATGGCTGTCGGTGCGGGTTCCGCGGCTTCCGCCGCTCCGCTCCCGGCTGGGGGTTACGACCGCTACGCGTCGCAGCACCAGTACGACGACGAGTACTACGGCCCGTGGGGCGGGCCGCGCTACACGCGTCCGGCGAAGCCGGTCACCACCACACCGGTCACGCGACCCACGACGCCGACCGCGCCCACCGCGCCGGTTACGACCGCTCCGGTCACCTCCGCTCCGGTCGGCAGCACCGCGAACACCACGACCGCGGCGTCCGCCCCGGTGCAGGCCGTCCTGACCCAGATCAACAAGGTGCGTGCCGCCAACGGCGCGAAGGCGCTGACGCTCAACAGCCAGCTGAGCGCCGCCGCGCACCAGCACAACCTGACGATGGCCGGCGGGTGCGGCCTGTCGCACCAGTGCGCCGGTGAGGGCAACGCCGGAACGCGCATCAGCGCGCAGGGCCTGAAGTGGAGCGCCTGGGCCGAGAACATCGGGTACGGCAGCACCACGACCTCCACCGACGCCGCGCACACGGCCACCGCGACCCGCATCACCCAGTCGATGATCGACGAGGTGGCGCCGAACGACGGTCACCGCCGGAACATCCTGAACCCCTCCATGGGCCGCATCGGTATCGACCTGTACCGGGACGCCAAGGGAACGCTCTGGATGACCCAGGACTTCTCGAACTGA
- a CDS encoding DUF6203 family protein yields MLKELAQGAILKKIAARTPLGAAVVIGGGWYLRHRRAKKAQQVGAVR; encoded by the coding sequence ATGCTGAAAGAACTCGCCCAGGGCGCGATTCTCAAGAAGATCGCGGCCCGGACGCCGCTGGGTGCGGCCGTCGTCATCGGCGGCGGTTGGTATCTCCGGCACCGCCGGGCCAAGAAGGCCCAGCAGGTCGGCGCGGTGCGCTGA
- a CDS encoding MFS transporter, with amino-acid sequence MAWTDGGTATRAPRLRAAFAGTRALRVPAFRALFAAQIVSGVGTWSQNLATSLLVLHLTGSAAALGLVTAIQFAPMLVLSPVTGRVLDRFDVRRVLLTTGVAGGVTALGLAVLAAAGHAPLWAVMVAVGLFGVAGAFDRPGVYTLLPRTVDEERRPSAISLVTASNAVARLGGPALAGLLYATLGPAACFGFNAVSYVFVVAALVVLPRLRPTLTGGPTAADAPVPTGGDAGPQGGGLGIGYAWRHPDLRAALLANAAIGCLTFNFAVMLAAMVTFTYDGGSGTVGLAYSTDAVGAVLGGLLGVGAVVTRRRTALACVGLGVTIAAAAAAPNLVLFLVALPVMGVAITLYQSSVTALVQQSSAPAMLGRMMTLLTLGWFGTTPVGALLIGWIADALSPRAAMAVAGATCLVCAAALALRKERTP; translated from the coding sequence GTGGCGTGGACCGACGGCGGGACGGCGACCCGCGCTCCGCGCCTGCGGGCGGCGTTCGCCGGTACCCGGGCGCTGCGTGTGCCCGCGTTCCGGGCGTTGTTCGCCGCGCAGATCGTCTCCGGGGTCGGTACCTGGTCGCAGAACCTGGCGACCTCGCTGCTGGTCCTGCATCTGACCGGTAGCGCGGCCGCGCTCGGGCTCGTCACCGCGATCCAGTTCGCCCCGATGCTCGTGCTCTCGCCGGTCACCGGGCGCGTTCTCGACCGGTTCGACGTCCGCCGCGTCCTGCTCACGACCGGGGTGGCCGGCGGGGTGACCGCGCTCGGGCTGGCCGTGCTGGCCGCGGCCGGGCACGCTCCGCTCTGGGCGGTGATGGTCGCGGTCGGTCTGTTCGGGGTGGCGGGGGCCTTCGACCGGCCCGGCGTCTACACGCTGCTGCCCCGCACGGTCGACGAGGAGCGTCGGCCGAGCGCGATCAGCCTGGTCACCGCGAGCAACGCGGTCGCGCGGCTCGGTGGTCCCGCGCTCGCCGGTCTGCTGTACGCCACGCTCGGGCCGGCGGCCTGCTTCGGGTTCAACGCCGTGTCGTACGTGTTCGTCGTCGCCGCCCTCGTCGTGCTCCCCCGGCTCCGACCGACCCTCACCGGCGGGCCGACCGCGGCGGACGCGCCCGTCCCCACCGGCGGTGACGCCGGGCCGCAGGGAGGTGGGCTGGGAATCGGGTACGCGTGGAGGCATCCGGACCTGCGTGCCGCGCTGCTGGCCAACGCGGCCATCGGGTGTCTCACCTTCAACTTCGCGGTGATGCTCGCGGCGATGGTCACGTTCACCTACGACGGCGGTTCCGGCACCGTCGGGCTCGCGTACTCCACCGACGCGGTCGGCGCGGTCCTCGGCGGCCTGCTCGGCGTCGGAGCCGTGGTCACCCGGCGGCGCACGGCCCTGGCCTGCGTCGGCCTCGGCGTCACGATCGCCGCCGCGGCCGCCGCCCCGAACCTCGTGCTGTTCCTGGTGGCCCTGCCGGTCATGGGCGTGGCGATCACGCTCTACCAGTCGTCGGTGACCGCGCTGGTGCAGCAGTCGTCCGCCCCGGCGATGCTCGGCCGGATGATGACGCTGCTCACGCTGGGCTGGTTCGGCACGACTCCGGTCGGGGCACTGCTGATCGGGTGGATCGCCGACGCGCTGTCCCCGCGGGCCGCGATGGCCGTCGCCGGCGCCACGTGTCTAGTCTGCGCTGCCGCATTAGCGCTGCGAAAGGAACGCACACCGTGA